The following coding sequences are from one Lolium rigidum isolate FL_2022 chromosome 6, APGP_CSIRO_Lrig_0.1, whole genome shotgun sequence window:
- the LOC124662846 gene encoding copper transporter 3-like, with translation MDMGGHGMGMGMGPAAAPVVRRKHYMHMTFYWGTQSEILFDGWPGARGGMYALALVAVFALAVLVEFLGSFLSARGRGVAAGAAAHAVRVGLAYVLMLALMSFNVGVLLAAVAGHAAGFLLFRGGLCGRRAQVEDGAKDYHAATAAC, from the coding sequence ATGGACATGGGAGGGCACGGCATGGGCATGGGCATGGGCCCGGCGGCGGCGCCCGTAGTCAGGCGGAAGCACTACATGCACATGACCTTCTACTGGGGCACGCAGTCGGAGATCCTCTTCGACGGCTGGcccggcgcgcgcggcggcatGTACGCGCTCGCCCTCGTCGCCGTCTTCGCCCTGGCCGTCCTCGTCGAGTTCCTCGGATCCTTCCTCTCCGCGCGCGGCCGAGGCGtggcggccggggcggcggcgcACGCGGTGCGCGTGGGGCTGGCCTACGTGCTCATGCTCGCGCTCATGTCGTTCAACGTCGGCGTGCTCCTCGCGGCCGTCGCCGGGCACGCGGCGGGGTTCCTGCTGTTCCGGGGCGGCCTGTGCGGCCGTCGGGCGCAGGTGGAGGACGGGGCCAAGGACTACcacgcggcgacggcggcatgCTAG